The Kineothrix sp. IPX-CK genomic interval TTTCTGCTACCGTTACTATATACTTCAACTGTTGTAGGGTCATACCAATTCCTCCATTGAATAATTGTAAATAAAACTAAAGAAAACTATCCTTCTTTTTCGCCAATATTACCACAGAATGCACCGGCTTGCCGATAAGAAGCATAATAATAAAATTGCAGATTCCATGCCATACGTCCCAAGTCAATCCGCTGAGCCAATAAGCCAGCGCATAAGAAGGGTCCAAAGGAAGATAGGCTATGGCGAACAAAGAACCAAATATCAGTCCAAACAGCCCCGAAACAATAGCCCACAGCACGAATTCTTCCCGCAAGAGTTTTTTTAATAGAAGCGTCGCCAGACAAAGCAGAGGCCATACATAGAGATAAGACACCCACCACACGCCAAATCCCCACTGGATCAGTTCGAACATATTGAAAACAGTAACAATGAGGAAGGCCTCTGCTCCAAACACCAGCGTATAAATAATGGTCAGAAACGATACCAGTTCCACATTCGGTAAAAATTCTAACGCCACCTTCGCAACATAAAGAACCGCACTTAAAAGAGCAATTCTCGTTATTTTTCTAATCGGCATCTGTTCCCGCCTTTCCGCATTCAGGCTTTACCAGCCTTGCGTCAAAACAAAGCTATAAATTTCGCCGTCCTGCAAAGGTATCTCGTCAGCCCCGAACGTTGCCGATTCACCATTTACCATCACACACCACCAGTATTGATTGTCTATATCCTCTTGCATTCCGTTAAATCCGGTAATATAAATGCCATATTCAGCTTCTTGCCATTCACAGCCTTCGAAGGTACGCATGAAATTCCCCAGATATTCCTCCTCCGACTTACAGTCTGTTGTCTCAGAATATCCGTCACGCTCGGAAGTCACTTCTACCTGAAAGTGCTTTACACCTTCCTGCGTAACGCGGTAGTTCACTATCCCTGCTGCGATACCCACTACTGCCACTATGATGGCAAAAACCGCCACCAGCATAACTTTTTGTTTCTTAGTCCATTGTTTCATTCTTACGTCCATGTTCCTTTCATACTTTCTTCGTCCTTTACCAAAGACGAATGGCCTTCCAATTTTTCTTATACTTTTAAGAGCTTCTATCTAAACGATAGAAGCCCTTTCCATTATATTATTATAATCTTTTCAGTAATTCTTCTCTCTGCGCTTCGTAGCCGGGTTTGCCCAG includes:
- a CDS encoding DUF4430 domain-containing protein, producing the protein MDVRMKQWTKKQKVMLVAVFAIIVAVVGIAAGIVNYRVTQEGVKHFQVEVTSERDGYSETTDCKSEEEYLGNFMRTFEGCEWQEAEYGIYITGFNGMQEDIDNQYWWCVMVNGESATFGADEIPLQDGEIYSFVLTQGW